A part of Sulfurimonas sp. HSL-1716 genomic DNA contains:
- a CDS encoding prepilin-type N-terminal cleavage/methylation domain-containing protein: MSKHKGFTLIEVMVAVMIISVVIMALLQMHANSTNLFSNIEEKLTKEDLSSFFVGNADYGFNKEKVDAYELVSEFSLDDDFRRQLKQNKLSIDYEQLDTPDDNNQTNSLNGIVLYMGKMDVKSKDETASFYRLTTRSIK; encoded by the coding sequence ATGAGTAAACACAAAGGTTTTACTCTCATAGAAGTCATGGTGGCAGTTATGATTATATCTGTTGTCATTATGGCACTTTTACAGATGCACGCTAATTCTACGAATCTTTTCTCAAATATAGAAGAGAAGTTAACAAAAGAAGATCTGTCCTCCTTTTTTGTAGGTAATGCGGATTACGGGTTTAATAAAGAAAAAGTAGATGCATATGAACTTGTCAGCGAGTTTTCTTTAGATGATGATTTTCGAAGACAACTAAAACAAAACAAGCTGAGTATTGATTATGAACAGTTAGATACTCCTGATGACAATAACCAAACAAATTCTCTAAACGGAATTGTTTTGTATATGGGAAAAATGGATGTTAAGAGTAAAGATGAAACTGCTTCATTTTACAGACTTACTACAAGAAGTATAAAATGA
- a CDS encoding RHS repeat-associated core domain-containing protein translates to MVQTATKNCQTTYRCVGAIQDPTQQTCSVSRNQPVGSYVSPTTGVFNENIALTGTDVSLHYRSDHLKDLSIAPGWSFNVSASLEGDYLYLGEGQLLNVKSAISVDNNITTVSIGGKSYVFDADNRHTFTKDSYTQKTLYSFAYDANGKLTSITDAFSNVTTINRDGNGNVISVTAPHGQVNTLDIDSSGDLADVTYADGSKYVFVYANHLMTNETEPNGNEFIHAYDDKNEVTKVTDAVQGVWKFSNDDNGSFYKTVVTKAAGDTVTYKDYYLDGDTLLSEKVFPYGDVFSHSSKLDGTQSVFKSCGVTTTLGFSSTNDPITNERSPASKVTQMPSGLTQTLEFTKDYTYNGTALAKQESTIDDNGAVTKLSRDYDLSTATLTSPEGRVRQITYDPNTLLPTQMQIANIAPVTYAYDSEGRLTDAAQGQREVQYVYDDKGNLQKELNVADNTATTYTYDVKDRVTSITYPDGHTTYFAYDSNGNMLKLTTPTPADFTFTYNGVNKQTGMSSPLGSQTQYLYDMQRRITKIVKPSGNSITYNYVNGLIDSVVRPEGEADYTYACGGKVASVTAGSESINYSYDGDLLTNVTYSGVLNQSIDYTYNNDFYVQGITYAAATQTLGYDKDGLLIQSGDASITRDSSNGLTLSVKDGRYEQKYGYNEYAEINDLTTQIGRHHIFSYSIDKRNSKGQILSKTERLGHKRTRYSYTYDKVGRLIEVKENHKTVERYEYDANGNRILKEGYVLEHPGRHLGFNIEKNREHSTEHCKALQHRRASIKSSYTVEDQLEKVGDTLYAYNQDGYLSSKVSPTGTTSYDYGSLGELKSVVLEDGTTVQYLYNAQNQRVAKEVNGTITEKYLWADLTTLLAVYDGNDNLLRRYDYADSRMPYKMESKGKAYYLAYDQAGTLKAVADARGKVVKAITYDSFGNILEDTNPKLHIEFGFAGGLQDTDTGLVHFGYRDYDPVTGKWTAKDPIGFNGGDTNLYGYVLGDPVNLVDPKGLATLKINGQKIQVHKNDVDPRPSIPHGHDYANNQVIDKDGNIYKNNKQIGKLPKKQLRIWLDFLKNMKTPLINLMPFNNLEEFQKWQQCGECGCQL, encoded by the coding sequence ATGGTGCAAACTGCTACGAAGAACTGTCAGACTACATATAGATGTGTAGGTGCGATTCAAGACCCGACGCAACAGACATGTTCAGTAAGTAGAAATCAACCTGTCGGTTCATACGTTTCTCCTACAACGGGAGTATTTAACGAAAATATAGCCCTTACAGGTACAGATGTTTCCCTGCATTACAGAAGTGATCACCTAAAAGACCTTTCAATTGCTCCGGGATGGAGTTTTAACGTATCTGCTTCTTTAGAGGGAGATTACCTCTATTTAGGTGAGGGGCAACTTCTTAACGTTAAGTCTGCTATCTCTGTGGATAATAATATAACTACGGTAAGCATCGGAGGAAAAAGTTATGTATTCGATGCAGACAACCGTCATACGTTTACCAAAGACAGCTATACGCAAAAGACACTTTATTCATTTGCATATGATGCTAACGGTAAACTTACCTCCATTACCGATGCTTTTTCAAATGTGACAACCATCAACAGAGACGGCAACGGTAACGTGATCTCTGTCACAGCACCGCATGGACAAGTCAACACTTTGGATATAGATTCCAGCGGTGACTTGGCCGATGTAACATACGCAGACGGTTCTAAATATGTGTTTGTATATGCAAACCATTTGATGACGAACGAAACAGAACCAAACGGTAACGAGTTCATTCACGCATACGATGATAAAAACGAGGTCACGAAGGTTACCGATGCAGTACAGGGTGTATGGAAGTTTTCAAACGATGACAACGGTAGCTTTTATAAAACAGTCGTAACAAAAGCTGCAGGCGATACGGTCACTTACAAAGACTACTACTTAGACGGTGACACTCTGCTTAGTGAAAAAGTATTTCCTTACGGTGATGTTTTCAGCCACTCCTCAAAACTTGACGGTACCCAGAGCGTGTTCAAGTCTTGCGGTGTCACCACTACACTGGGATTCAGCAGTACAAATGACCCGATAACGAACGAAAGAAGCCCTGCAAGCAAAGTAACCCAAATGCCAAGCGGTCTTACACAGACTCTTGAGTTCACTAAAGACTACACCTACAACGGTACTGCTCTTGCCAAACAAGAAAGTACCATAGATGACAACGGAGCCGTTACGAAACTCTCAAGAGATTATGATCTTTCTACGGCGACTCTTACATCTCCTGAGGGACGTGTACGTCAGATAACCTACGATCCAAATACACTGTTGCCTACTCAAATGCAAATAGCAAATATTGCACCTGTTACATATGCATACGACAGTGAAGGCAGACTCACAGATGCCGCACAAGGACAAAGAGAGGTGCAGTATGTTTACGATGACAAAGGGAATCTGCAAAAAGAGTTAAATGTTGCAGACAACACGGCCACAACATACACGTACGATGTTAAAGACAGAGTAACAAGTATCACTTACCCTGACGGTCATACGACCTACTTTGCCTATGATTCAAACGGTAATATGCTCAAACTTACCACTCCGACACCGGCAGATTTTACATTTACATATAACGGAGTAAATAAGCAAACAGGAATGAGCTCTCCGCTGGGTTCACAGACACAGTACCTTTACGATATGCAGCGCCGTATTACAAAAATAGTCAAGCCATCGGGTAATAGTATCACTTACAACTATGTCAACGGTCTTATAGATTCCGTCGTTCGTCCTGAGGGAGAGGCCGATTACACATATGCCTGCGGCGGTAAAGTGGCATCTGTCACAGCAGGAAGTGAGAGCATAAACTATAGTTATGACGGTGATCTGCTTACTAATGTAACGTACAGCGGTGTACTCAATCAAAGTATCGATTACACTTATAACAACGACTTTTACGTACAAGGCATTACCTATGCAGCAGCAACGCAAACACTAGGTTACGATAAAGATGGACTGCTCATTCAAAGTGGTGACGCGAGCATAACCCGTGACAGTTCTAATGGACTAACCCTCTCAGTAAAAGATGGAAGATACGAACAGAAATACGGCTATAACGAGTATGCAGAGATAAACGACCTGACTACACAGATAGGAAGACACCATATCTTCTCATATAGTATAGATAAACGTAACTCCAAAGGACAGATACTTAGTAAAACAGAACGTCTTGGACATAAAAGAACCCGTTATAGTTATACATATGACAAAGTCGGACGTCTTATAGAAGTAAAAGAGAACCATAAAACAGTAGAGCGCTACGAGTACGATGCAAACGGTAACCGCATTCTAAAAGAGGGATATGTTTTAGAACATCCGGGCAGACACCTTGGATTTAACATAGAGAAAAACCGTGAACACTCAACAGAACATTGTAAGGCACTCCAGCACAGACGTGCAAGTATAAAAAGCAGCTACACGGTAGAAGACCAGCTTGAAAAAGTGGGAGATACACTCTATGCTTATAACCAAGACGGCTATCTTTCAAGCAAAGTAAGCCCTACAGGGACAACAAGCTACGACTACGGTTCTTTGGGTGAACTCAAAAGCGTAGTGCTCGAAGACGGTACGACAGTACAGTACCTCTATAATGCTCAAAACCAAAGAGTTGCTAAAGAGGTAAACGGCACTATTACTGAGAAATACCTCTGGGCAGATCTTACAACACTGCTGGCAGTGTATGACGGTAATGACAACCTGCTAAGAAGATACGACTACGCAGACTCAAGAATGCCGTATAAGATGGAGTCTAAAGGAAAAGCATATTACCTCGCATACGACCAAGCAGGAACGCTTAAAGCCGTTGCAGATGCAAGAGGAAAAGTCGTTAAAGCCATAACATACGACAGCTTTGGTAATATACTAGAGGACACAAACCCTAAACTACATATAGAGTTCGGGTTTGCGGGAGGATTACAAGACACTGATACAGGCTTAGTACACTTCGGCTACCGTGACTATGACCCGGTAACAGGAAAATGGACTGCAAAAGACCCTATAGGTTTTAACGGTGGTGATACTAACCTTTATGGGTATGTGTTGGGTGACCCGGTTAATCTGGTGGATCCGAAAGGATTGGCTACTTTAAAAATAAATGGTCAAAAAATTCAAGTACATAAAAATGATGTAGACCCTAGACCTAGTATTCCGCATGGACATGATTATGCTAATAATCAAGTAATTGATAAAGACGGAAATATCTATAAAAATAATAAACAAATCGGAAAACTACCAAAAAAACAACTTCGAATATGGCTAGATTTTCTAAAAAATATGAAAACACCGTTAATAAATTTGATGCCCTTTAATAATCTTGAAGAATTTCAAAAATGGCAGCAATGCGGTGAATGTGGATGTCAACTATGA
- a CDS encoding secretin N-terminal domain-containing protein, with amino-acid sequence MRFIKVSFLILFLVVNLYAREKVNVNLSNVEINDFIELISKIIHKNILINYKLTGKVNFVSSAPIYEDELMGILVSVLNTKGYTLVQNGSLYELVRSADASKSNVQVVQKGKGLYGSLMVTQAIDVKGENVDVVASKVRHLLSQNAKLITMQESNTLLVTDFPGNIKTIKEVIDQINVSHQNIVKVVHINYAEIKKLQANLTTIAASIFNTKINSEQVKILLDNDTNSLILVGSPQNVEKLTKLIAELDIESNGSKLTKIFELKNSDAKNVADSLNAIMSKQVYTDPDAKPYISTSQEINAVIVVGQPNTIADIKSIIGELDKEKYQVYVKAEIIQINKTNTENLGLKYGFAAGDISSSGLYAMSANFGDATLTSQASTSVLTYLGDIGSGAKSTFALGATLDFLKTHGASKSLSNPSILCVNNKESSIYVGKTISIKTGSVTGTTTSGVTDSYKREDVGLTLKIKPRVSSKEKVTLDVKAVLENVLDDGSNNATGQPVTSKQEVKTEAILRHGESIIIGGLVKNYNTSSKTKIPVLGNIPVLGALFRSTSTSTENDNIVVLLTPYVIDKSEELSKLQKDLGILAQIQKSYNDQIFKKIEKNKKENKQEDNETKLNPADTIFGKKNGR; translated from the coding sequence ATGCGATTCATTAAAGTGTCTTTTCTTATTTTGTTTTTAGTTGTCAATCTTTATGCTAGAGAGAAGGTAAATGTCAATCTATCCAATGTCGAGATCAACGATTTTATTGAACTTATCTCAAAAATAATCCATAAAAATATTTTAATTAATTACAAGTTGACCGGTAAGGTAAACTTTGTCAGTAGCGCACCTATATATGAAGACGAGTTAATGGGGATACTTGTTTCTGTGTTAAATACCAAAGGGTATACGCTAGTGCAAAACGGTTCCTTATATGAACTTGTCCGTTCAGCAGATGCATCGAAAAGCAATGTACAAGTGGTTCAGAAAGGAAAAGGTCTTTATGGTAGTTTAATGGTCACTCAAGCTATTGATGTCAAAGGTGAAAATGTTGATGTCGTAGCTTCCAAAGTACGGCACTTACTTTCACAAAACGCAAAACTCATTACAATGCAGGAAAGCAATACCCTTTTGGTGACCGATTTCCCCGGAAATATCAAAACGATTAAAGAAGTTATAGATCAAATAAATGTAAGTCACCAGAATATTGTTAAAGTCGTACATATAAATTATGCGGAGATAAAAAAACTTCAGGCGAACCTTACGACTATTGCTGCAAGCATTTTCAATACAAAGATCAATAGCGAACAGGTGAAGATTCTTTTAGATAATGACACAAATAGTCTTATTTTAGTAGGAAGTCCACAAAATGTAGAAAAGCTTACAAAACTAATTGCAGAGTTGGATATAGAGTCTAACGGCAGTAAATTAACAAAAATATTTGAACTCAAAAACTCTGATGCTAAAAATGTGGCAGACAGCTTGAACGCAATCATGTCCAAACAAGTTTATACTGATCCGGATGCTAAACCGTATATATCTACCAGCCAGGAAATAAATGCTGTTATTGTCGTAGGACAACCGAATACTATTGCAGATATCAAATCGATTATCGGCGAACTTGATAAAGAGAAGTACCAAGTGTATGTAAAAGCGGAAATAATTCAGATCAATAAGACAAATACTGAGAATTTAGGATTAAAATATGGTTTTGCAGCGGGAGATATCTCTTCAAGCGGACTCTATGCTATGAGTGCGAATTTTGGAGATGCTACACTTACAAGCCAGGCATCTACAAGTGTTCTTACATATTTGGGTGATATCGGAAGCGGTGCTAAAAGTACCTTTGCTTTAGGTGCGACATTAGATTTTTTAAAGACTCATGGTGCCTCAAAATCACTTTCAAATCCTTCTATTCTTTGTGTGAACAATAAAGAATCCTCTATTTATGTCGGAAAAACAATTTCAATTAAAACAGGGAGTGTTACGGGGACTACGACATCAGGTGTTACCGACAGCTATAAACGAGAAGATGTAGGGTTGACTCTAAAAATAAAACCGCGAGTTTCATCAAAAGAGAAAGTAACGTTAGATGTAAAAGCCGTCTTGGAAAATGTATTGGATGACGGAAGTAATAATGCTACAGGACAGCCTGTTACTTCTAAACAAGAGGTGAAAACAGAAGCAATACTGCGTCATGGAGAAAGCATCATAATCGGTGGACTCGTTAAAAACTATAATACATCAAGTAAGACAAAAATCCCTGTACTTGGAAACATTCCTGTACTTGGAGCGTTGTTTCGTTCAACTTCGACTTCTACTGAGAATGATAATATAGTCGTTTTATTGACCCCATATGTTATTGATAAGAGTGAAGAACTTTCCAAACTGCAAAAAGATCTGGGCATTTTGGCACAGATACAAAAAAGTTATAATGATCAAATTTTCAAGAAAATTGAGAAAAACAAGAAGGAAAATAAGCAAGAAGACAATGAAACTAAACTTAACCCTGCCGATACGATCTTCGGGAAAAAGAACGGCAGATGA
- a CDS encoding prepilin-type N-terminal cleavage/methylation domain-containing protein, giving the protein MRKAFTLIEMMISIVILSIMLLFLYRSYSSLNRSNEVYEKKMEQIQNFETKKKLFFSDFTLSLFDSVQILNQDKSNDVVFLQTTNSVHQRFNPYIAYIVKGHELYRLESLKPFKTYPLPQDSEFDIDNLGKIKSFRVYASPTNKRDFILHVEFYGMQTILMKIKALNEE; this is encoded by the coding sequence ATGAGAAAAGCATTTACACTCATAGAGATGATGATATCTATTGTTATCCTCTCGATTATGCTGCTTTTTTTGTATCGAAGTTACAGCTCTTTGAACCGTTCAAATGAGGTGTATGAAAAAAAGATGGAACAGATACAGAATTTTGAAACAAAGAAAAAACTCTTTTTTTCAGATTTTACCCTCTCTTTATTTGACAGTGTACAAATATTGAACCAAGATAAAAGCAATGATGTTGTTTTTTTACAGACTACTAACTCTGTACATCAAAGGTTTAACCCGTATATTGCATATATAGTAAAGGGACATGAACTTTACAGATTAGAGTCCCTCAAACCTTTTAAGACATACCCATTGCCGCAAGACAGTGAGTTTGATATCGATAATCTTGGTAAAATAAAAAGTTTCAGAGTATATGCATCGCCTACAAACAAAAGGGACTTTATTTTACATGTAGAGTTTTATGGCATGCAGACGATTCTGATGAAAATAAAAGCTCTTAATGAAGAGTGA
- the mtnK gene encoding S-methyl-5-thioribose kinase: MAYDILTPQNIVSYILAIDSLRSFFGTDDISVDEIGDGNLNYVYILKSKKDAAKALIVKQAVPYLRCVGETFPLSRERMNYEIRALNTFYERSPEFIPKIHYADESMSLVVMQYLGKHIILRHGLMRGLRYPKLADDVSTYLANALFYTSSLYLQSDKKRELIDRFNSNTELCKLTEDFVFTTAYMEHETNDNKNVKDNPLAAELFADMPFKEKVLCLKYKFMTQNDALLHGDLHTGSLMVNQDETYVIDPEFAFVGPFGFDIGALLANFVNAYIHHTVVTADTDYQSWLLESIDALLEGFLQKFLRLWDQTESSALITPGFLDDATLSSFKNDFIRQILRDTVGFAGCKMARRVFGVAGVAEIRGIEDKEKRAQAEAMALSIAKRFVMEHENIGSTKDIRDLITDER; encoded by the coding sequence ATGGCTTATGATATTTTGACGCCGCAAAATATTGTCTCTTATATTTTGGCGATCGATTCTTTAAGATCCTTCTTCGGTACGGACGACATCAGTGTCGATGAGATCGGTGACGGAAACCTTAACTATGTCTATATCTTGAAATCAAAAAAAGACGCTGCCAAAGCTCTAATAGTGAAGCAGGCGGTACCGTACTTACGCTGTGTAGGAGAGACTTTTCCGCTGAGCAGAGAACGCATGAACTACGAAATACGGGCTCTAAATACTTTTTATGAACGCTCTCCCGAGTTCATCCCCAAAATACATTATGCCGATGAGTCGATGAGTCTGGTCGTGATGCAGTATCTGGGCAAACATATCATCCTGCGTCATGGGCTTATGCGGGGTCTGAGATACCCTAAGCTCGCCGATGACGTATCTACCTATCTTGCCAATGCGCTTTTTTACACCTCTTCGCTTTATCTGCAAAGCGATAAAAAGCGTGAGCTCATAGACCGCTTCAACAGTAATACCGAGCTGTGCAAACTTACGGAAGATTTCGTTTTTACAACGGCGTACATGGAGCATGAGACCAACGACAACAAGAATGTCAAAGACAACCCGTTGGCAGCGGAGCTTTTTGCCGATATGCCTTTTAAAGAGAAGGTCTTATGCCTCAAGTACAAGTTCATGACTCAAAACGATGCCCTTTTACACGGCGACCTGCATACGGGCTCATTGATGGTCAATCAAGACGAAACTTATGTGATAGACCCTGAGTTCGCCTTTGTAGGACCGTTTGGATTTGACATCGGCGCTCTGCTTGCAAACTTCGTAAATGCATACATTCACCATACCGTCGTGACTGCCGATACCGATTACCAAAGCTGGCTGCTTGAGAGCATCGATGCACTCTTGGAAGGCTTTTTACAAAAGTTTTTAAGATTATGGGACCAGACAGAAAGTTCCGCTCTCATCACTCCGGGTTTTTTAGACGATGCGACGCTCAGCTCTTTCAAAAATGATTTTATCCGCCAGATCCTGCGTGACACTGTAGGGTTTGCAGGATGCAAAATGGCAAGACGCGTCTTCGGCGTGGCAGGCGTAGCGGAGATACGGGGCATAGAAGACAAAGAAAAACGTGCACAAGCCGAAGCGATGGCGCTGAGTATCGCAAAAAGATTCGTCATGGAGCACGAGAACATCGGATCAACAAAAGACATAAGGGATCTCATAACAGATGAACGCTAA
- a CDS encoding GspE/PulE family protein, producing the protein MKLDIQVLHTFDLEPFEPKDINTELSVKNYLLFAKYQKKITAFTSERYIVEASGFYDKIKQYYPLMLLDQDSYDRLYNRFLELRTDKTIETMQEDSNTMQEEADISLTDFLRTTSDILTSQESAPIIKFVNALFYQAIKKRASDIHIEVHENRGEIRFRIDGMLVKNADIDKKVLGLIVSRIKVISNLDISEKRIPQDGRTQIKISGETLDVRVSVLPTFYGERVVMRILMQSSQIPQIDELGFDDSLINDVKRLLRLSHGIILVTGPTGSGKTTSLHSFLRAVESPEKNLITVEDPVEYKSEKISQIQVNEKVGLTFASALRSILRQDPDVIMIGEIRDEETASIAVRAALTGHLVFSTLHTNSAAATISRLADMKIEPFLISSSLLGILAQRLVRILCPTCKEEDSLAEEFSSDYDISKETKIFKAVGCPQCNYSGYSKRRSIGELLVMNDDVKEILKTTTDEHTIKTLLEAQGLKTLAKQLRQMLINGETSLDEAIRIGLGHE; encoded by the coding sequence ATGAAACTAGATATACAGGTACTGCATACTTTTGATTTAGAACCGTTTGAACCGAAAGACATAAATACTGAACTTTCGGTAAAAAACTATCTGCTTTTTGCAAAATACCAAAAAAAGATTACAGCCTTTACGAGTGAACGTTATATTGTAGAGGCAAGCGGTTTTTACGATAAGATAAAACAGTATTACCCCTTAATGCTTTTAGATCAAGATTCCTATGACAGGCTCTATAACCGTTTTTTGGAGTTACGAACCGATAAAACGATTGAAACGATGCAGGAAGATTCCAATACTATGCAAGAGGAAGCCGATATCTCTCTAACGGACTTCCTGCGTACTACTTCGGACATTCTTACAAGTCAAGAATCTGCTCCTATTATTAAGTTTGTTAACGCACTCTTTTATCAAGCGATCAAAAAACGTGCTTCGGACATCCATATCGAAGTCCATGAAAATAGAGGTGAAATACGTTTTAGAATAGATGGGATGCTCGTTAAGAATGCAGATATAGATAAAAAAGTGCTTGGACTTATTGTCAGCCGTATCAAAGTCATCTCCAATCTGGATATCTCCGAAAAACGTATTCCTCAGGACGGTCGAACACAAATCAAGATATCGGGTGAGACATTGGATGTACGGGTTTCCGTACTGCCGACATTTTATGGTGAACGCGTAGTTATGCGGATTTTGATGCAAAGTTCACAGATCCCGCAAATAGATGAACTTGGGTTTGATGATAGTCTTATAAATGACGTGAAACGTTTGCTGCGTCTTTCTCATGGGATCATTTTAGTAACGGGACCTACTGGAAGCGGGAAAACTACCTCGTTACACTCTTTTTTACGAGCGGTCGAGTCTCCTGAAAAAAATCTCATTACCGTTGAAGATCCTGTTGAGTACAAAAGTGAAAAGATATCTCAGATTCAGGTGAATGAAAAAGTCGGTTTGACCTTTGCATCTGCCTTACGTTCCATTTTACGTCAAGACCCTGATGTCATCATGATAGGGGAGATTCGTGATGAAGAAACAGCATCCATAGCCGTGCGTGCTGCATTAACAGGGCATTTGGTTTTTTCTACTTTACATACTAACTCAGCTGCCGCAACAATCTCTCGTCTTGCAGATATGAAAATAGAACCTTTCTTAATATCCTCTTCTTTACTCGGGATCTTGGCGCAAAGATTGGTTCGCATTTTATGTCCTACATGTAAAGAAGAAGACTCTTTAGCCGAAGAGTTCTCAAGCGATTACGATATCTCCAAAGAAACAAAAATATTCAAAGCAGTTGGGTGTCCTCAGTGTAATTACAGCGGTTACAGCAAACGGCGTTCTATCGGAGAACTTTTAGTAATGAATGATGATGTTAAAGAGATTTTAAAAACCACAACCGATGAACATACTATAAAAACTCTCCTTGAAGCACAAGGACTGAAGACACTTGCAAAACAGCTGCGTCAAATGCTCATAAATGGAGAAACATCTTTAGATGAAGCAATACGCATTGGTTTAGGACATGAGTAA
- a CDS encoding type II secretion system F family protein yields the protein MIYKYKGIDADGNKVKAKVEASSLTEAKSKLAAQNIIYESVSEDNKTLFEGFSFVRKYKIPPKELSSLSRELATYIRSGISIVSALKIVKTHYENDKRMKLFLNSVSTYLDEGKNFYTALQTQNVAILPEFYKESIKVSEDGGILEEVLMELSRFLKEQEKLHKEIKSAFMYPGFMIAVSFFMISFMLAFVVPQITGIFKSLNQELPGATKAVIWTGEFFEANVVHMIILFFVVIFLFLFLMKKSQSFAYFFHRLLLRLPLFGKITQKSELARFAYIASLLVRSGVPFVQTVQLSANILNNTVLKGVFNSAATKVVEGKLLSNALNNASFKVDYAFVQAVALGEETSQLQNVLSNISELYFEENRDKTSMMLTLLEPLLMLFVGGTIGFIVSAMLLPIFSMSIS from the coding sequence ATGATCTATAAATATAAAGGTATAGACGCTGACGGCAATAAAGTAAAAGCCAAAGTAGAAGCATCCTCACTTACAGAAGCAAAAAGTAAACTTGCTGCGCAGAACATCATTTATGAAAGTGTATCCGAAGATAACAAAACTCTTTTTGAGGGATTTTCATTCGTTCGAAAATATAAAATTCCTCCAAAAGAGCTTTCGTCGCTTTCCAGAGAGCTTGCTACATATATTCGTTCGGGGATCAGCATCGTTTCTGCACTTAAGATCGTTAAAACTCATTATGAAAACGACAAGCGAATGAAGCTTTTTCTAAACAGTGTCAGTACCTATTTGGATGAGGGGAAAAACTTTTATACGGCATTGCAAACACAAAATGTGGCGATCTTGCCCGAGTTTTACAAAGAGTCTATTAAAGTAAGTGAAGACGGGGGAATACTTGAAGAAGTACTTATGGAGCTTTCACGTTTTTTAAAAGAACAAGAGAAGCTGCATAAAGAGATAAAAAGTGCATTTATGTACCCCGGTTTCATGATAGCGGTTTCATTTTTTATGATCTCTTTTATGCTTGCTTTCGTAGTACCGCAGATTACGGGGATATTTAAAAGTTTAAATCAGGAACTCCCCGGTGCAACAAAAGCCGTCATATGGACAGGTGAGTTCTTTGAAGCAAACGTGGTGCATATGATCATTCTTTTTTTTGTTGTGATCTTTTTATTTTTATTCCTAATGAAAAAGAGTCAATCTTTTGCCTACTTTTTTCATAGACTACTTTTGCGGCTGCCTTTGTTTGGAAAGATAACCCAAAAAAGCGAGTTGGCGCGTTTTGCATATATTGCTTCGCTTTTAGTCCGTTCTGGGGTACCTTTTGTTCAAACTGTGCAGCTTAGTGCGAACATTCTCAATAACACTGTCTTAAAAGGTGTATTTAATAGTGCTGCGACTAAAGTCGTTGAAGGAAAACTGCTTTCTAATGCACTAAACAATGCTTCGTTTAAAGTCGACTACGCTTTTGTTCAAGCTGTTGCACTCGGTGAAGAAACTTCACAGCTGCAAAATGTCTTAAGTAACATTTCCGAACTCTATTTTGAAGAGAACCGCGATAAGACCTCAATGATGCTTACACTGCTAGAGCCGCTACTTATGCTCTTTGTGGGCGGGACTATCGGCTTCATAGTCTCTGCGATGCTGCTGCCTATCTTTTCAATGAGTATATCGTGA